DNA from Leptospira mayottensis 200901116:
GGTTTTCGACCAGACGGACTTGCCAAGATGGGACTCGGTTACGAGGATCTGAAAGAGCGTTTCCCGCGTTTGATTTACTGCGGCATCTACGGATACGGAGCGGAAGGAAAATATAGGGATTTTGCCGGACACGATGTGAACTATCTTTCACTTTCGGGAGTTCTTTCGCAAACCGGTAAAACTCCCCAGATTCCTGGTTATCAGCTTGCGGATATAGGGGGAGGAACGATGACGGCTCTTGCTTCGATCTTGGCTGCTTTGTATGCGAGGGAAAAGACGGGAAAAGGACAGAAAATCGCTATTTCTATGATGGATTCTTCCCTACCGTTTTTATCTTTGTATGGGGGAATATTCGCGGCTACTGGAAAAAATCCGGAAGGGGGAAACGAACTTCTATCCGGTAAATTACCGAATTATAATGTATATCAAACCAAGGAAGGGCGCTGGGTTGCGTTAGGCGCACTTGAGGATATGTTTTTTAAGACCTTTTTACGTCAGTCGGGATTAGATAGATATTTGGAAGAATTACCAGCAGAAGAGAAAAACTTTTCCAAGTGGAAAGAAATTCTTACAGCTTATTTTGCATCTAAGACGTTTGAAGATTTAAACTTTCTATTTGAAAACGAGGATTCTTGTCTGACTCCCGTTAAGACGATGGAAGAAGTCAGTAAGGATCCGGTCTTGAGGGACAGGGGAATGATTCTAGATAAAAAACATCCCGAATATGGCGATTACTTTCAATTTGGAGCTCCTTTTCCATTTTCTGCAACCCCAATTACATATCGGTTGGATCCTCCGAATCATGGGGAACATAATACGTCGATTTACCAATCTTTAGGATATACTTTGGAAGAAATCGAAACAATGAAAAGAGAGAAAGTGATCTGATTTTGTTTTGAAATATTTTAAAACACTGAAGTGTTTTTTGAATTCGAATCTCTAAACACTGAAACAGAACGTTCGTTCTTTAGAATTTAAAAGAATGGCACATTTTAAGCCAATTTTTGAAGAGAGTGGATTTTGGATAAAAAGCTTTAAACATAAAATAAATAAAAAAGAAAAAAACGGGTGTAGCGCCGATTTTTCCCCCTGTATTTTGGTTTGATCTAATCACGGAGAAAAAAAAAGTAGGAATCAGAACACTCTCGTAAGAAGGGAAAAACCGATGTACCAGGAATTTACCGAACAACAGCTTGAAATCAGAGACCAGATCCGTAATTTCGTGAAAAAAGAAATCACACATGAAGTTGCAAGTCACTGGGACGAAGAAAATAAACATCCCGAAGAACTCATTAATCGTATGAGAAAAGAATTGGGAGTCAACGGTTTGACCATCCCCGAAGAATACGGCGGTTGGGGACTTGGTTCTGTGGAACAGTGTCTTGTCACCGAAGAACTTTCCAGAGGATGCCTCGGAATTTCTCTTTGTTTTGGTTATACAGGTCTTGGAATTCTTCCTATCTTGAAAGGGGCTTCTCACGAGCAAAAGAAGAAGTGGTTACAACCGGTCATAGACGGAGAGTATGGAATTTCTTTCTGTCTTTCCGAGCCTGGTGCGGGATCCGACGTTCCAGGTATGAGTACGACTGCAGTTAAAAAAGGCGACAAGTGGGTCATCAACGGGACGAAACAATGGATCACTGGCGGTGGTAGTGCCGGTGCTTATACCGTATTTGCCTATACCGATAAGGGAAGAGGGACCAGGGGAGTGAGTTGTTTCTATGTGAAGAGAGATACTCCGGGTCTGACCGTCGGTAAAAAAGAAGACAAGCTCGGAATCCGTGCTTCCGATACTCGTCAGATTATTTTTGAAGATTGTGCCGTGGAAGAAGCGAACATGATCGGAAGAGAAAACTTAGGCTTTATTTATGCGCTTCAAACTCTAAACGCTTCTCGCCCGTATGTTGCGGCGATGGGAGTAGGTGTCGCTCAAGCGGCCCTCGACTATGCTTCCAAATATGCAAGGCAAAGAGAGCAATTTGGATCCAAGATCTCCAGCTTTCAAGCTGTTCAGCACATGCTTGCGGATATGTCCATCGGTTTGGAAACTTCCCGTCAAGTTACGTATCTTGCGGCGAGGATGGCCGACGCAGATGATCCGAGACTTCCCAAGTATTCTGCAATTGCAAAAGCTCACGCTTCCGAGACCGCGATGAAATGTGCTCTGGATGCGGTTCAAATTTTCGGCGGATACGGTTATACAAAAGAATATCCTGTCGAAAAACTGATGAGAGATGCGAAAATCCTTTGTATTTTCGAAGGAACCACTCAGATCCAGAAAAATGAGATTGCGGCTTACGTGATTCGTGAAGCGGCATCTGCTAAATAAGAATATTAGAATTTTCAAAAATGCGTTCTTACATGATGGGGCGCGTTTGAAAAATTACGGGGATTAGAAAAAAGCTTTCGAAAACCGCGAGTAAGTTAAAAGGCGTTCGGCATTTGGTCGGCGCCTTTTTTATTACGATTTTTGGTTTTTGAAGCGAAAGTTATAAGAGCTTGCCCCAAAACCTTAGTTACAATGATTCAGTAAGTTCGTAATAAAATATAGAAGTTCTTACTAGTTATGCCCCTTTGGTAGTTTACGAGCTTTCAAGCATATTTTATAGCTATTACAGTTAAGTTCTCGTCGAGGTTCCTATATTCTGAGGTTTTAAGACAGGCTTTTAATATTCGCATGCAAAATTTTCAAGCGATTTCTATGAACCTTTTATTTTAGAGGAATCGATTTTTTATCTTGTTTAACTTTTTACATATAAACCGAAACGGTCCTTTACAAAAGTTTATTTGATTATAGAACCTTTAAAACAAGTAAAATCTAAGCCGAGATTTGACGGTTCGTTTTTGAAAAATCTTTTTCCTAATTTCAAGAGTTTTGAAGCTTACTCAATGTATTTTTTATTTGTTTGTGTGATTGTATAATTATCCTTTTTTGTAAATTTGATGCTTATCTCCGTTTTCGTTAGAAAACGCCAGGTTTATTTTTGGAGTTCGCGCCTGAATATGTAATTAAAATTGTTTTCAATTCGAATTGACAGTGTGATCTCTCATTCGAACCATTGACCCAGGATGGTCCATATATGTATAGGATTGTGTCCGTTTTGTTCTTTATTTTTTTTCTGCTCGTTTCTTATAACTGTAAAGAACCGGTTCAAAAAGCGGAACTGGAAAGTTTTGTTATAAAGAACATCATTCATCCCAATAACAACCCTTATAACAAGGATAAAGTGGAGTTGGGAAAACTGCTCTACTTTGATAAACGACTTTCATTCAATGGGGATACAAATTGTGCGATTTGTCATTCGGTGGAAATACAGAACTCGGAAAAAAATTCTTTACCTAGAAATAAAATTCACCATTCCCCGGCCTCTTCTCTTACAAATGTAGGTTTGTATAAGGATGTGTTTATCGATCCCCAGGCGAAAGATTTGGAAGAAATTGTAAAAGAAAGAATTTATACGGCGGTAATGCTCAAAGACGAGAAGACTGTCGTAGCGAGGCTCAATCAGATTTCGAAATACAGGGAACTTTTCGAAAAGGCATTCGGTTCTCCTGGAATTACGATGGATCGGATCGTAAAAGCGATTTCCGCGTTTGAAAGAACGATCATATCCAAGAATTCTAGATTCGATCGTTATGTGATGGGGGAAGAGTCTGCGCTTTCCCCCGCTCAGAAACGGGGCTTAGACGTGTTTATGAACAAGGCCAAATGCTCTCAATGTCATAAGGGGCCGAATTTTTCGGATTCTGAAAAACATACCAGTGGTCTTAGCGGAGTCACTCAAAAAGTAAGAACTCCGAGTCTTAGAGATGTGAGTAGGAAAGGCGAATTTATGCATAACGGAGGATTTACGAAGTTGGAAGACGTAGTAGATCATTTCGTAAATGGGGGGGCGAAGGATTCAATTGAAGACCCGCTTTTAAAACCTATGACGATTACGGAAGAAGAGAGAAAGGATCTGATAGAATTTCTGAAATCCCTCGAAGGGGAATCTCATCCATTAGAAATGCCTAAAATACCAAGGGCTTAAGAGGATTTCCGTTCGTTGTAAACTTAACAGACTTTTGAGCTGATAAATTTTCTCTTGTTTACTTTTAGTCTTAAACCTGAGTATAATTGAGAATACCATCGAGTTTAAAACTGAATCATCCCGTCCAAAGCCTTAGTAGAAAACCAGCTTCGATCAATTAAAAGCCTGTCTTAAAAACCTTAAAAGAAATCAGTTACAATGATTCAATAAGTTCGTAATAAAAAACCGCCGGAAGGGCTACAGATTACGTTGTATTGCCGCTTTTGTGCGTTTAAAATTGTAGTAGTTCCTACATTGTTGTGGTTTAAGTAAGAAAAAGAAGTATGTGAGAAATACAAAAGGCTCTCAAAGAAGAGAGCCTTTTGCAAATAGAATCCTTATAAATTCTATTTTTTAGAGTTCGTGTTTATAGCCAAATCTATAAATTTGTCCACCGACGACGATCGGATAAGTGGGAAAAGGAGCAAGAGTAGAAGCTCCTCCTATGGATTGCGTTTTACCGACTGAATAAGCAGCAGACATTATCGTTTCCAGTTCTAAGAATACGTGACCTTTATCAGTTACTCTTGCTTGAGTTCCGATTAAAAAGTTCGGAGCGATTCCAGTGGCTCTGAATCGAATATGTTCTCGAGTAGTAATTGGATCGGTTCCATCGGCTAATAAGTTTGCAACGCTTGTAACTCCGGCAGCGGCTAAAATATCATGACCACCTTTGATATTGTTCATTCCATTTAAGGACCATCCACCGTTGAAGTAGTTCAAACCGGCACCCATATAAACCGCGGCATCTTCGGTAACATTCAATTTGATACCCACGGTAGCAGGAATTACAATGGCACTGAATCCCCAAGTAATGTCGACAATATTGAAACCTGCAATATCAGCTTTTGTGATACCACCTGTGATCTTCTGTGTATATTCTGCGGCAACTCTCCAAAAGAAATACTTCCCAAAATCGGATTCATAACCCACCATTAGGTTTCCTCCGACCATTGCACCTTTGGTAGATCTTGCATTGATAATACCGCCTGTTGTTCTATCAAGGGTAATCAGTCGGTTTTCAGCGGCAATTGCTCTTCTTGTTCCGACCCCTACGTAATTTCCTTCGCCCGCAGGTTTAGAAGGGTTTTGCACACAGGTAGGATCATTTGCGTTTACTGTACAAGTGTTGGTTGATCTAACTGGACCATAGTAGGTCGCAGCATCCAAACCATCCTTAGTAATTGTTCCACCTAATTGACCCAGGTCTAATTGTAACCCGAATCCTACAATTGCATATGATTTTGCACTAAGACTCGCAGCCGAAGAAAACACCACAGCTAGGGCAAACAACACCTTACTCATGTTACGAATCATTGATAACTCCTTAACTCACGATTCAGTTAGAATTTAATTGTGTTTCCGGAAGCTTTTGTATTCGGTTTCCGAATCCCGGACACAGGATGAAACTTTAGAAGTTCATGGATTAGTGTCAAACAGGATTTCCTAAAAAGGCTGAAAAGTTCCTAAAATTCTTAAAACGGGGTAAAAAATGTCTCTCATTTTATAACGACTGTTATGCGCTGGCCTGAGATTTATGAGTTTTTGTTGTGACGAAAAATTTTTTACCAATCTTTTAAGTGATTCTGAAAAATCCTATTTTATATTTTGATTTTAAAAGGAGAAGTAATGGAATTTTCCACATATCTTGTGTCGTGTGATTCAGATTATTTTTCGAAGAATCTAAATATGGTAACATAAGTTCGAGCTTAGGTAATTTTTTCACGTATTCATCTTTTCGTAAAAACAAAATATGAGGACTCCAGTATTTGTTTTGAGTCTACTACTCAAATGTATGAAAAACAATAGATAAGCTTATTTCAAAAATCAGAATGAATCTCATTCAAAAAACCTACAATTCTGGGTTAAATGCAATTTTTGAAAACTCTTACATCTTTACAAAACCGACCTTTAATTTTGGGTACTATCTTTGTGCATCCAAGTAGTAACTTTGATTTTTGGCATTTTATTTATACGTTTCCGTAATAAACGATTTAATAATTCACATTGACTGACGACAGTCAAACTTGTAAGGTAAGCGCTTCTGATTTTGCGGGAATTTTTGCATCTTAGTCGGATTTCGGTTTTATTGCACCAAACTCACGCTATGACAATTAAAAACGAAAAACTTTCGTTCGAACTGAGCGAAATAAGTTTCTAATGAAATTGCCATAGGAAATTTTAAAGACTATTTTTATTGATAAATGTGAGATCGGCGATTTAATTTTCGAAGGACCTATTGCTCTGTTTCTCTAAAAAGGTGGGGAATAAAAAAAAGTAAGAACGGGAAAGATTCGGGCCGAAAGTGAAAGTCGACCCGGATGAAAAAGAAAAAATCTATACTCTTTCTATGATTGTCGCGATTCCCATTCCTCCTCCAATACAAAGGGTAATCAGCGCATAACGCTTTTGCCTTCTTTCAAGTTCGTCTAATGCGGTTCCGAGAAGAATCGCACCAGTTGCTCCAAGAGGATGCCCGAGAGAAATGGAACCCCCGTTGACGTTGATTTTTTCCAGAGGAATATTGAGAGATTTCTGAGTGTAAAGAACCACGGAAGCGAACGCTTCGTTGATTTCCCAAAGATCAATATCGTCGGCCTTGAGTCCAGCTATCGCTAACGCTTTTTTAGAAGCGGAAACCGGGCCTGTTAACATGATTGTAGGGTCTTCACCTGTGGAAGCCATTGCAACGATTTTGGCTCGAGGTTTGAGTCCGTATTTTTTGATCCCTTCGTCCGAAGCAAGAAGAACCGAAGCCGCACCATCTACTATTCCAGAAGAGTTGCCTAACGTGTGTATGTGATGGATCTTCTGAATTTCTGGGTAGGATTTTAGCGCAATCGCATCCAATTCTTTCTCGCCGATCGTTTTGAAAACCGGAGCCAAATCGGAGAGCCATTCGAAAGTGGATTCGATTCTCGGATTTTCATCCGTATCGACTATGGCGCCGTCTTCGGTTTTTACTGGAATGATGGATTTTTTGAAGTAACCTTCTTTGATCGCTTTGTCCGCTTTGATTTGAGACGATTCCGCAAAACGATCCGCTTCCTCACGGGAAATTCCGAACTTAGTTGCGATCAAATCCGCAGAAATCCCTTGAGGCACCAAATTATAGTGTTTTTGAATATTCGGATTTCCGATATTAAAGTCTCTTCCGTTCATATCGGCTCCCATTTTTACACGGGACATTGATTCAACTCCACCGCCGAGGGCGATTTGCATGGAACCGGATTGAACGTGATTAGCGGCGTTGTTGACTGCTTGAAGTCCGGAACCGCAGAAACGGTTTACGGTATAACCAGGGACTGAGTTCGGCCAGAGTGCAGACATGACCGCATAACGTGCAATGCAAGCCGCTTGATCGTCCACTTGAGATACGCATCCCATAACGACCTCTTCAACAATTTCAGGTTTGATTCCGTTTCTTTCTTGGATCGCATTTAAGGTTGCGGCAGAGAGTTCCTGCGGGTGAATGCTTGCCAGGGTCCCTCTTTTTTTTCCTTTTCCTCTCGGGGTTCTGACCGCGTCGATTACATAGGCGTTTGACATTGTATTACCTCGCTGCCGATTCTTTTCTTAAGATTAAATTGAACAGCTGTTTAGTGATTTTGGGTATTCCGGTTTCTATTTTTGAGAAGCCAGGGAGTTTGCAATTCTTTTTGCGGGAATTCTATGAGGAGGGGAGACCAGTATTGAGCTTTTTCCCGCCATTCTTATACTACCGAATAAGCGACTTTATTCCGTTTTTGATGGTTGTATTTAGAACTTGTCCCAAAACCTCTATGGAAATATCATCGTGAATTTTTTACAGAACGAAGGAGTTCTCACAGATTATGTTCCTTCGGCAAATTTATTGGTTTTCGAATAGACTTTGTTGTTGAAACACTCCCGTAAGAATTCCTAAAATTCTTAGGTTTTGGGACAAATTCTTACATAAATTACGTAAATGTCCCTCCCTTTTATCGACCTATTTTGATCCCAAACTTGCCCCAAAATTCAAAATAAATCGGCCATAATCATTTTGGTAAATTTGTAATGAAACGGAGCGGTTCCTACTGATCGGTATGGATTCTTGAATAGATAAATCCAAAAAGAAACGAAAAATCTTTTTCGTATGTTTTGAATCTTTCAGTGTCTGTTATCACAATTAACTCTAATTTTACTTTTGGACTGTTTTAGAAAGTCTATGCGAGATATAAAAATCCAAAAATAACTCAGGTCTATTCTTGAACATTCTTCCGGCCTATTGATTCGAAGAGTTTGCTTTTTCGACAACCTTCAACGGTTTAAGAGGCGCCCCTTTTGAGTAAAAAGTTTCAAAATTTTTTCTTTTGTTTTGATGTTAATCACTATGAATCGTCTTGAAATTGGTCGGTCCTCATTCTTTAAAAATTTTGGACGTAATACCCTCTGACTCGAATTTATAAACGTTGTCGAATGTATATCGGTTCGATTCCGAAACATATTTCGTTTTGATCTTAGAGAATTCTATGAGGTCGACTTTTTTTCAAAGGATTCGCTTTTGCGGGAATTTGGACGGTGAAAAATTTTTGAAGAAGAACGCATAACTTCTTAAGTTATGCGTATTTTAAAAATTATTTCGTTTCCAATCGTTTGATTTAATACTTAAGACAATGAAATTCGAAAATCGATGCTCTTGATAGATCACTTAAGTATTAGATTTATTTGATATATTTTGTTTTTTCCAGATTGGAAATATTTTTCTTTAAAATCGTTTTCTTTCTCATCAATTTCAAGTCTCCTTCAAAAGAAGCTAAAACTTTCAAAGTAAGCAAAATGCCTGAAATACGAAAACGAATACTTCAAAAAAAATAAATAGTATAAGGCAAGTCGATGAAGAAAATCTTTTCTATTTCTATCTTTCTTTCCTTGTTTTTTCAAGGTTGTATGGTTTGGCCTCTCGTGGTTGGGGCCATGGGTTTGTCTGCCGGTAAGGGAGGCGGTAGCAACCCTTTCCTTTTCCTCCTTGGGATCGCTTCGGATCCGGTTATCACTCGAATCGAACTTAGTGCTCAAGATTCCTCAATTGCTAAAGGAATGAGTACGGCTCTTCAAGTTACCGCGATCTTTGATGATGGAACGAACATGGATATTACGGATTCCACTTCCATCGTTTCCGATTCTCAAGCCGTCGTAGAGGTCCAAGGGAATCGATCTCGAGGGATTTCGTTAGGGGCTTCCACGCTTCAAGCCGAATACAATGGTTTGCATTCTCAGCTCCGAATCGCAGTAACGTCCGCGACTTTAGATTCGATCCAAGTTACGAGTTTAGATCGGGATTCCTTGCCGAAAGGTTTGAATCGTCAGTTTTCTGCAATCGGTATTTTTTCGGACGGATCCCATCAGGATCTTTCCAACGATCCATTGACGATTTGGTCTTCCAGCGATTCGTCTTTAGTTCGTGTGAACGATTCCGGTCTGGCTTCCGGCGTTAATTTAGGAACTGCTCATATTCATGCATCCTTTGGATCCAAAAGTGGTTCTGCAACTATGACCGTCGGATCGGCGACTCTTTCTTCGATTGAAGTAACTCCCGTAAATTCGAATCTCCCCTTGGGAAAGAAACAACGATTGACCGCGACCGGAATTTATTCGGATAACTCGAATAAGGATATTTCTTCTTTGGTCACTTGGGATGTTTTGGATAATACGATCGCCACAATTCAGCCAAAGGGTGTGGTGGATACTGTTAGTACTGGTTCCACTACCGTTTTAGCTTCCATCGGTTCTTCGGTCGGTTCTACGACGTTGAACGTTGTGCCAGCGTCTTTGGTTTCCATTTCCGTTTCCTCCGTAAATTCTTCCAAGGCCAAAGGTCTTAAGGAAAATTTTATCGCGACTGGTATTTTTTCGGACAACTCAAATTTGGATATCACGAATCAGGTTACCTGGAGTTCTTCGGATGCGAACATTCTTACTGTTTCCAATGCGAGTGGTAGTCACGGTTTGGGTTCTGCTTTGAATCAAGGCGTTGTTAAAGTTATTGCTTCCATTGGCGGAGTCGAAGGTTCTACGGACTTTACGGTTACTCAGGCGGCATTGGTTTCGATCTCGGTTTCTCCGATTCTTCCTTCGATGCCGAAAGGTTTGACTCAGCAATTTAAAGCGACCGGTATTTTTACGGATAACTCCAAGCAGGATCTCACTTCCTCGGTCACTTGGACTTCTTCTTCGAAAGCTTTAAGTGTGTCTAACGTATCAGGTGGAGAAGGAATGGGACAAGCTGTTGCGGTCGGAAGCGCGACTATTACGGCCAAATTAGGAACGACGTCCGGGAAAACTACCATTAAGGTTGCTCCTGCCGTTCTCGCTTCGATTCAAATCAGTCCGATGAATACTACCACTCTCGCAAAGGGTTTAAGGAAAAACTTTTCCGCTAGAGGAATTTACTCGGACAATTCTAGTTCCGACATCACTTCTTCCGTTACCTGGTTTTCGTCCGATCCTTCAGTTGCCGTGGTTGATAATGTCCCGTCATACAAAGGAGAAGTTCGTGGAGAAAAGATCGGAACTACGAATATTAAAGCGGCATTGGGAAATGTTAGCAGTCCTACTGTCGCATTATCCGTGACTGCAGCGGAACTCGTTTCTATCGAAATTTCTCCCTATTTTGCTGTCGTTGCCAAGGGACTTACGAGAAAGTTTAAAGCCACAGGTACTTTTACGGATTATTCTACGCAGGATATTACGGAACAAGTCACTTGGAAATCTTCGGATACGGAAATTGTAAGCATTGAGAACGCTGCCGGAAGCAAAGGGTTGGCGCATATGCTCAAGCGGGGAGACAGTAATATTACCGCTACTTTAGGTTCGGTTTTAAGCTCTTCCAAGTTGGTTATGGTGACTTCGCCAGCTATCGTTTCGGTTGCGGTGACGCCTAGCAATCCGTCCATTGCAAAGGGACTAACGTGCCAATTTAAAGCGACGGCAACATATACGGATAACTCCACGGAAGATGTTACAAGTATGGTTTCTTGGTCCTCTTCCGATTCGAATAAAGCATTGGTCGGCAACGATATACTTTCGGGAGGTTTGGCTACCGCAATTGCCACTGGAAGCTCAAAGATCACTGCGAGATACGAAAACTTATCGGGCTCTTCTACTTTAAATGTCACCCCTGCGACTCTTACCTCTATAGAAGTGACACCGATTTTTTCCTCCGTTGCTAAAGGTCTTACGGAACAATTTACAGCGACGGGAATCTATTCGGACAAATCTACCCAGGATTTGACTCGGGTTGTGACTTGGATTTCCTCTAATTCTTCCCGTGTTGCGATTGAAAACACCGCCGATAAAAAAGGTCTTGCGCTCGCTTCTACTTTAGGAAGTTCGAATATTACAGCAACTTACAATTCCATTCAAAGTTCTCCGATTTCGATGACTGTTAAGGATGCAGAATTGGTAAGTATTACCGTTAGTCCAGAGTCCACATCGAAAGCCCTGGGGCTGACTCAACAGTTTGAAGCAAAAGGAACTTTTACGGACGGTTCCGAACGGGATGTTACGAATCTTGTGACTTGGTTTTCCTCCAAACCGTTAGTGGCTTATACTATTAACGCTAACGAGAATCGGGGATTATCAGTCGCACATTCGGTAGGTTCCACTGAAATTTACGCGTATTACGGTTCCATAAAAAGCAATTCGGTAAATTTCAATGTGACTCCGTCCGAATTGGTTTCGATTCAAATCAGTCCGGAAAACAGTGATATTGCTAAAGGACTTAGCCAGCAATATACTGCGCTCGGCGTTTATTCGGATGGCAGTTTGCAAGATATTTCCGATTCTGTTTCTTGGTTTAGTTCCAATGATTCATTGGTTAACATTTCCAATGCGGTCGGAACCAAGGGAAAGGCGACCGCTTTGCAAGTCGGAACAAGTAAAATCACTGCTACTTACCGTTCCGTTTCGGGAACTACCAATCTAAACGTCAGTGTGGCGACTCTTTCTTCGATCGTGGTATCTCCCACCAAGCCGAACGTAGAATCAACTTCAAAGACAAAGTTCTTTGCAGTGGGAATGTACTCGGACGGAACCAAAAGGGATTTGACTTCTACGGTTACTTGGTTCAGTTCGAATACGCGCAATGCAAGTGTGAGTAACGCGCTTAAATCGAAAGGATTGGTTGTTGCAGGATCTGAGTCGGGATATTTTACAATCACGGCGACTTACGGTTCTATATCCGGAAGCACGATTCTTACGGTAAATAGATATAATAAAGCGGTTCCTACCGTTAAATCGGTTACGTCCTTGTCGCCTACCAAGATTCGAATCGTATATTCCGAATTTGTAAACAATAAGGAAGCGTTGAAACTGTCCAATTACAAGGTCGTAGACAGTTCTACTTTTGTCGGAACCTGTTTCGATAACGCGGATTTCAAAAGAAATTCTCAAACCGGAGATTTCTCCTTGAAAAATATCAGTGGAGCTGAGGATACGTTTACGATCACGCTTTCTGGTTCGCAAAATTCGAAC
Protein-coding regions in this window:
- a CDS encoding Ig-like domain-containing protein encodes the protein MKKIFSISIFLSLFFQGCMVWPLVVGAMGLSAGKGGGSNPFLFLLGIASDPVITRIELSAQDSSIAKGMSTALQVTAIFDDGTNMDITDSTSIVSDSQAVVEVQGNRSRGISLGASTLQAEYNGLHSQLRIAVTSATLDSIQVTSLDRDSLPKGLNRQFSAIGIFSDGSHQDLSNDPLTIWSSSDSSLVRVNDSGLASGVNLGTAHIHASFGSKSGSATMTVGSATLSSIEVTPVNSNLPLGKKQRLTATGIYSDNSNKDISSLVTWDVLDNTIATIQPKGVVDTVSTGSTTVLASIGSSVGSTTLNVVPASLVSISVSSVNSSKAKGLKENFIATGIFSDNSNLDITNQVTWSSSDANILTVSNASGSHGLGSALNQGVVKVIASIGGVEGSTDFTVTQAALVSISVSPILPSMPKGLTQQFKATGIFTDNSKQDLTSSVTWTSSSKALSVSNVSGGEGMGQAVAVGSATITAKLGTTSGKTTIKVAPAVLASIQISPMNTTTLAKGLRKNFSARGIYSDNSSSDITSSVTWFSSDPSVAVVDNVPSYKGEVRGEKIGTTNIKAALGNVSSPTVALSVTAAELVSIEISPYFAVVAKGLTRKFKATGTFTDYSTQDITEQVTWKSSDTEIVSIENAAGSKGLAHMLKRGDSNITATLGSVLSSSKLVMVTSPAIVSVAVTPSNPSIAKGLTCQFKATATYTDNSTEDVTSMVSWSSSDSNKALVGNDILSGGLATAIATGSSKITARYENLSGSSTLNVTPATLTSIEVTPIFSSVAKGLTEQFTATGIYSDKSTQDLTRVVTWISSNSSRVAIENTADKKGLALASTLGSSNITATYNSIQSSPISMTVKDAELVSITVSPESTSKALGLTQQFEAKGTFTDGSERDVTNLVTWFSSKPLVAYTINANENRGLSVAHSVGSTEIYAYYGSIKSNSVNFNVTPSELVSIQISPENSDIAKGLSQQYTALGVYSDGSLQDISDSVSWFSSNDSLVNISNAVGTKGKATALQVGTSKITATYRSVSGTTNLNVSVATLSSIVVSPTKPNVESTSKTKFFAVGMYSDGTKRDLTSTVTWFSSNTRNASVSNALKSKGLVVAGSESGYFTITATYGSISGSTILTVNRYNKAVPTVKSVTSLSPTKIRIVYSEFVNNKEALKLSNYKVVDSSTFVGTCFDNADFKRNSQTGDFSLKNISGAEDTFTITLSGSQNSNKAYTLIVNKPGIHDRSFAPKSLGCPNNVDFMGKEQLRLTNAVCNSVNRVIVSFSKPLYTGNDTAKSAECSNSSQCKSRYKFVGVSSLGDVTSAKVLNGKACGGAPADPSKVCLTHTFLQSGGHYTVIAANRLDGDGFDNDIWGAISDSSGQENLQSSPKDRASFVGCGSSPVNFADGPVISDPFGDGSSFGSLTNYNYQVYLGPNMKGNQAVRFHYDGTSPESIFFSFKKDTVGEQSGNTALSGISSNYVTIGHAGCTRNSADIVAGCGPDNEDGRGVFATGLLGGRPHMFIAGSKSLGGLDYLYYSSNMAANLGFKYVDMGTITGELTAGASSIAVFDNRVYVGFAKKNNRSNAPDFGKITFNASDSTRCVIGNDCDATDGQRGSRFRIDRMPYFGGESLDDGIGSTVRSVRTLAAKNNDNKLNQFGDSTTNWGYYVGIDFLFVFKGKLYAANGGFPNSLHNGSIIRSTSANPAPCEGKNRCSGWEDVAPRSNPKWHNSPNNNWYSLELVKNRDLIPADKAFSQFAEFNGRMYATRTICVTSEDRSGPRKSLQTVKGCTDGSYTNRRPQLWKCDPTLSGNKSTCDSGDWSVVGDDGTGFTNFGNVFNHSMTMVVANGSYLYVGFDNENGIQIWRTNLQNPGSSSSGWEQVGGDGLGDVTNRQIYSGITVPKLSLKYVYVSTGQSNRPVKVYRQQNR